Genomic segment of Rhodocaloribacter litoris:
GGACGCGTCGAGGTCGGCGATGTGCGACGGCGTGTCGGTGATCTCGAGCACGGCGAGGGTGTAGCCCGCAGCCCGGAGGCGGTCGACGAGCGGTAGCGGATCCCGGTGTCGTTCCCACGGCACGAGGTCCTGGGCGCCCAGGGCCGTCTTGTGCATCCCCGGATGTTCCGGGGTCGGGGTGATGCCGGTCAGGTACAGTTTCTCGATGCGTGCGGCGTCCGAGGTGCGGAAGATGGCGCCGACGTTGTAGAGCGAGCGGATGTCGTCCAGCACCGCGACGACCGGGTGCCGGGGGACGGCGGCGAGTTCGTCGGGGGCGAGGCGGGGGATTTCGTCGTGCCGTAACTTGCGCATCGTATCCGGGAAAGGTGGGTTGCCTGCTGAAACTCCGGGAGGAGCGGCGTGTATGCGGTGCCGGTGGGGGCCCTGCGGCGGGTTGCCCGTGCTAAAATCGGATTTTGAATGATGAAGAACGTGTTTGAAAAGGCGAGGCAGAGCAGGGGAGGCTGGTGGTGCCTGTTGCTGCTGGCAGGGCTTGCGGGGTGCCAGGCGGTCCGCGAGATCGCCGCGCTGCGCCAGGTGCACTTTACGCTGGACCGGGTGGCCGGTGTCCGCCTGGCCGGGATCGAGGTCGAACGCATCCGCTCGTACGAGGACCTGAGCGCGATGGATGTGGCACGCCTGACGGGGGCGATGGCACGGCGGGAGCTGCCCCTCGATCTGGAGGTGCACCTCCTGGCCGAGAACCCCCCGGAGAACACCGTATCGGCCCGGCTGGTGCGGATGGACTGGACGCTGCTGATCGATGAGACCGAGACCATCAGCGGCCGGTTCGACGATACGGTGGTCTTGCCTCCGGGCGAGCCGAAGCCGGTAACCTTTGCCGTCAGCCTGGATCTCATCGACTTCTTCGACCGGAATGCCCGGGACCTCGTCGAGCTGGCGCTGGCGATCTCGGGGCAGGGAGGGGCGCCCAAGCGGGTCAGCCTGCGGGCCAGCCCCATCATCGACACGGCGCTGGGACCGATCCGCTATCCGCAGCCGATCACCATTGTGAGCCGGGAAGTCGGTTCCTGAAGCCCGGCGGCCTCCACCGGCAATTCACCGGGCCTCAACGACGTGCGGTTGCGTGCCGTTCCAGCAATCGGTAAATTGCTGTTCTAAGCGGCCGGTACCGGCCGCCTTTCAGCCTGCACGAGCGCTCACACAACCTTGGTCATCACCATCGACGGTCCGGCCGGCTCGGGAAAGAGTACGACGGCGAGGTTGCTCGCGGACCGGCTCGGGTACCTGTACCTTGACACCGGCGCCATGTACCGGGCCGTCGCGCTGGCCGTGCTCCGGGCCGGGGTTCGGCCCACCGAGGAGGAGGTCGCGCCCCTGCTGCAACGGCTGCGCCTGGTCGTGCGCCACGAGGCGGACGGCATGCATGTCCTGCTCGACGGAGAGGACGTGACGCCGGCGATACGGACCTCGGAGGTGGGAGCGCTGGCCAGCGAGATCAGCCGGCTGGCGCCGGTGCGGCAGAAGCTGGTCGCGGTGCAGCGGGAGGCGGCCCGCCGGGCCCTGCAGGCCGGCGGCGGCGTCGTGCTCGAAGGCCGGGACACCGGCACGGTCGTCTTTCCCGGGGCCGACCTGAAGGTCTTCATGGTAGCCGAACCGCAGGAACGGGCCCGGCGACGCCGCGAGGAGCTGCGCCGGCGCGGGGAAGAACGGACCCTCGACGAGGTGCTGGCCGAGATCGAACAACGCGACCGGCAGGACCGGGAACGGGCACTGGCGCCCCTGCGCAAAGCCCCCGACGCCTTCGAACTCGACACCACCGGCCTGACGATCGAACAGCAGGTTGACCTTATTTTGGCAGAAGTTAGGGAACGGCAGCGTAGAGCCGCCGTTTAGATACGTTTGCAGCCCATGGCTTCCGGGTGCGGCCTCACGGCCCGTGCCCGTGTGAAGCCGTTTCCATTCACGGGGGCAACCCCATCAAACCCGGCCCGGCGATTGAGGGAGGAGCTTTCGCCGGGTACACGCTCACAAAACGGAGGAAGGGCGGCGTCGCTGCTCCTCGACTCGCCCCGGCACGGACCGGCCGGCGAGCCTGAGCGATCAAGCCCGGAGAAACCAACATGGCTGAAGACCAGCGCAAAAACGAACCCACAGTTCAGTCCGAAACGGAAGCGACACCGGAGAAAGCAACCGAGGTAGCCGTGGACGAGGCCACGGAGACGCCGGCACCCGAGGCCGCCGTAGAGAAGACCGCGGAAGCCGCCGAAGCCGAGGCTCCCGAGGCGGAAGCCGCCGAGGCCGAAGCAGAGGCTCCCGAGGCGGAAGCCGCCGAGGCCGAAGCCGAGGCCCCCGAGGCGGAAGCCGCCGAGGCCGAAGCTGAGGCTCCCGAGGCGGAAGCTGCCGAGGCCGAAGCTGAGGCAGAAGTCGCACCGGCCGGGGTCAACGGGGCCGCCGAGGCCGCGACCGAAGCCCCGGCCCCCGCGGCGGTATCGCCGGGAGGACTCGAAGGGTATACGGGCGAGATCACCGGCCCGGTGCTCCGGCTCGAAGACATCGAGGAACGCGCCGAAGCGGCGGAACACGAGCCGGAACACGAAGCCCTGAAGAAGCTCGTCGAACAGTCGTTCACGAGCGTCAACGAGGGCGAGATCGTCCGGGGCCGGGTCGTGACCATCGGGGAAAAAGACGTCGTCATCGACATCGGCTTCAAAAGCGACGGCATCGTTTCGAAGAACGAGTTCAACCGCGAGTTACAGGAAGGAGACGAGGTTGAGGTTTTCCTGGAACGGCTCGAAGACCACCAGGGCCAGCTCGTCCTCTCGAAGACGAAAGCCGACGCCTTCAAGCGCTGGCGGCGAATCGAGGAAGCCTACGAGAACGAGGAAGTGCTCGAGGGCACCATCGTGCGCCGCATCAAA
This window contains:
- a CDS encoding RNA methyltransferase; translated protein: MRKLRHDEIPRLAPDELAAVPRHPVVAVLDDIRSLYNVGAIFRTSDAARIEKLYLTGITPTPEHPGMHKTALGAQDLVPWERHRDPLPLVDRLRAAGYTLAVLEITDTPSHIADLDASHFPLCLIVGNEVHGVRDALVARADVALEIPQYGAKQSLNVAVAYGVAVFGLVERCRSLQGLPPHPDEPARLPDRMDA
- the cmk gene encoding (d)CMP kinase, which codes for MVITIDGPAGSGKSTTARLLADRLGYLYLDTGAMYRAVALAVLRAGVRPTEEEVAPLLQRLRLVVRHEADGMHVLLDGEDVTPAIRTSEVGALASEISRLAPVRQKLVAVQREAARRALQAGGGVVLEGRDTGTVVFPGADLKVFMVAEPQERARRRREELRRRGEERTLDEVLAEIEQRDRQDRERALAPLRKAPDAFELDTTGLTIEQQVDLILAEVRERQRRAAV